One genomic region from Streptomyces sp. Li-HN-5-11 encodes:
- a CDS encoding aminotransferase class I/II-fold pyridoxal phosphate-dependent enzyme: MLGEYRIEGRRAAEIAASVEQAVGSGDLEPGQLLPSMRELATELGVNPNTVAAAYRILRERGVIETAGRRGSRVRSAPATTGRDRIRVEVPEGVRDVSSGNPDPALLPPLAKAFTAAAAQGDRDPVLYGNVAVDPELARLARAGLDADAVPDGPLAVLSGSLDGVERVLAAHLRPGDTVAVEDPGWGRTLDLVPALGLRTAPVGVDDEGPRPDDVRRALEGGARALIVTDRAQNPTGAAVSATRARALRSVLREHPETLLIEDDHGHGIVDLPLHPLAGVTRHWAFVRSVAKAYGPDLRLAVLTGDEITLDRVRGRQRLGPGWVSLLLQRAVVRLWTEGLDTRAVAAAYRTRRDLLIGALAERGVAAHGRSGMNVWVPVPDETGAVARLLHAGWAVAPGARFRLSAPPGMRITVSTLREEETKTLADEVAAAVGPAPVRSYV, from the coding sequence GTGCTAGGAGAATATCGGATCGAGGGGCGGCGCGCAGCAGAGATTGCGGCGAGTGTTGAGCAGGCGGTGGGGTCCGGAGACCTCGAGCCCGGCCAACTCCTGCCGTCTATGCGGGAGTTGGCGACCGAGCTGGGTGTCAACCCGAACACCGTCGCGGCCGCGTACCGGATCCTGCGCGAGCGCGGGGTCATCGAGACCGCCGGGCGCCGGGGCAGTCGGGTGCGTTCCGCGCCGGCCACGACCGGGCGGGACCGCATCCGGGTGGAGGTGCCCGAGGGCGTGCGCGACGTGTCGAGCGGTAATCCGGACCCGGCGCTGCTGCCGCCGCTGGCGAAGGCGTTCACGGCCGCCGCGGCACAGGGCGACCGAGACCCCGTGCTGTACGGGAACGTCGCCGTGGACCCGGAGCTGGCGCGCCTCGCGCGGGCCGGACTGGACGCCGACGCGGTGCCGGACGGGCCGCTCGCGGTGCTGTCGGGCTCGCTGGACGGCGTCGAGCGTGTACTCGCGGCCCATCTGAGGCCGGGGGACACGGTCGCCGTGGAGGACCCGGGGTGGGGCAGGACGCTCGACCTCGTGCCGGCGCTCGGACTGCGCACGGCTCCCGTCGGGGTCGACGACGAGGGGCCGCGGCCCGACGACGTGCGCCGCGCCCTGGAGGGCGGCGCACGCGCCCTGATCGTCACGGACCGCGCGCAGAACCCCACCGGCGCCGCGGTGAGCGCCACGCGCGCGCGTGCCCTGCGGTCCGTCCTGCGGGAGCACCCCGAGACCCTGCTGATCGAGGACGACCACGGGCACGGCATCGTGGACCTCCCCCTGCACCCTCTCGCCGGAGTCACCCGGCACTGGGCCTTCGTCCGCTCGGTCGCCAAGGCGTACGGACCCGACCTGCGGCTCGCCGTCCTCACCGGGGACGAGATCACCCTCGACCGGGTCCGCGGGCGGCAGCGGCTCGGTCCCGGCTGGGTGAGCCTGCTGCTGCAGCGGGCCGTGGTGCGGCTGTGGACGGAAGGCCTGGACACGCGGGCGGTGGCGGCGGCCTACCGGACCCGGCGCGACCTGCTGATCGGCGCGCTCGCCGAGCGCGGCGTCGCGGCCCATGGACGCAGTGGGATGAACGTGTGGGTGCCCGTCCCGGACGAGACCGGCGCCGTCGCCCGGCTGCTGCACGCCGGCTGGGCCGTCGCCCCCGGAGCACGCTTCCGCCTCAGCGCACCACCGGGCATGCGGATCACCGTCTCGACACTGCGCGAGGAGGAGACGAAGACCCTGGCGGACGAGGTCGCCGCGGCCGTCGGACCGGCACCGGTCCGAAGCTACGTCTAG
- a CDS encoding pyridoxamine 5'-phosphate oxidase family protein, which yields MQGTQQPTSPPAAYTPTDRTVPTRSANRASYDKELVHAILDEGYVCHLGFVRDGAPVVLPTLYGRVGERLYVHGSTGSRPLRMARQSDPGLPVCLTVTHVDGLVLARSAFHHSINYRSVVVHGVAHQVTDPEEKRAALDALVDHVVPGRAADSRPANTKELAATAVLRLDLDEVSAKLRTGGVNDEPEDLALSHWAGVVPVTRRYGTPLADTDLAPGTEVPDYLAALRS from the coding sequence ATGCAGGGGACCCAGCAGCCGACCTCGCCGCCCGCCGCCTACACCCCCACCGACCGCACCGTCCCGACGCGCTCCGCCAACCGGGCGTCGTACGACAAGGAACTGGTGCACGCGATACTCGACGAGGGCTACGTCTGCCACCTCGGATTCGTCCGGGACGGCGCGCCCGTGGTGCTGCCCACGCTCTACGGCCGGGTCGGCGAGCGGCTCTACGTGCACGGCTCGACGGGCTCTCGCCCCCTGCGCATGGCGCGCCAGTCCGACCCGGGCCTCCCGGTCTGCCTGACGGTCACCCATGTCGACGGCCTGGTCCTGGCGAGGTCCGCGTTCCACCACTCGATCAACTACCGCTCGGTCGTGGTGCACGGCGTCGCGCACCAGGTCACCGACCCGGAGGAGAAGCGGGCGGCTCTGGACGCGCTGGTCGACCACGTGGTGCCGGGCCGGGCGGCCGACTCCCGGCCCGCGAACACCAAGGAGCTGGCCGCGACCGCCGTGCTCCGTCTCGACCTGGACGAGGTCTCGGCCAAGCTGCGCACCGGCGGGGTGAACGACGAGCCCGAGGACCTCGCCCTGTCCCACTGGGCCGGTGTGGTCCCCGTCACCAGGCGGTACGGCACGCCGCTCGCCGACACCGACCTGGCCCCCGGCACGGAAGTGCCGGACTATCTGGCGGCCCTGCGCTCCTGA
- a CDS encoding Clp protease N-terminal domain-containing protein, whose protein sequence is MQPRTSRQPSHEQDTRRPDDDTRLSAELAVVIAGARRRAVRDGDRQIDTAHLLHTLLESDPEVRAVLGGGPRMARLFGYLVQRSIGYGLRWQGTVEDSGALPVVTGVDGFSPVASAAVDHACARAARRGDAHARGVDLLAAVVADPQARAVEVLVRAGIDTRALAGRIDNDAGERPQEYAGDGGAAC, encoded by the coding sequence GTGCAACCCCGTACCTCCCGGCAGCCGTCCCACGAGCAGGACACCCGCCGCCCGGACGACGACACCAGGCTCAGCGCGGAGCTCGCGGTGGTGATCGCCGGTGCCCGCCGGAGGGCGGTCCGGGACGGGGACCGGCAGATCGACACCGCTCATTTGCTGCACACCCTGCTGGAGTCCGATCCCGAGGTGCGCGCCGTCCTCGGCGGCGGCCCCCGGATGGCCAGGCTGTTCGGCTACCTCGTGCAACGCAGCATCGGCTACGGCCTGCGCTGGCAGGGCACCGTCGAGGACTCCGGCGCCCTCCCCGTGGTGACGGGCGTCGACGGCTTCTCGCCGGTGGCGTCGGCCGCCGTGGACCACGCCTGCGCCCGCGCCGCACGGCGTGGTGACGCTCACGCGCGCGGCGTCGACCTGCTCGCGGCGGTCGTCGCCGACCCGCAGGCCCGGGCCGTCGAGGTGCTCGTGCGGGCGGGGATCGACACGCGGGCGCTCGCCGGGCGGATCGACAACGATGCCGGGGAACGGCCGCAGGAGTACGCCGGGGACGGCGGAGCCGCCTGTTGA
- a CDS encoding DMT family transporter has translation MCYEMKAGIVATMSTPTVSSPAPSRPATRPARRPLPWRARFAFLSLIWGFSFLFMKVGTEGFAPFQVTLGRLLFGTAVLAVAMATKRERLPRGARTWGHLAVAGFFLNALPFSLFAYSELTIPSTLAGICNATSPLWGMVLSLVALSEDRPTRLRVAGLGLGFLGVLTVLGAWQGFHGLDARGTGMALLASLSYPVGWIYVRRTLAGSRESHLSLTGGQLLLATVQLAVVTPLFTSLPGHLPVVPLLAIAALGALGTGFAMLVQYGLVAEVGPTTAQMVTYFVPIIATAAGVAVLGEHLTWSTPVGAVIVLAGAALTQARPRQRGSLARPVAVGESGADRNAPAVKN, from the coding sequence TTGTGCTACGAAATGAAGGCGGGCATCGTAGCGACCATGAGCACCCCGACCGTCTCCTCCCCGGCCCCGTCCCGCCCGGCCACGCGACCCGCCCGCCGTCCCTTGCCGTGGCGGGCCCGATTCGCCTTCCTGTCGCTGATCTGGGGCTTCAGCTTCCTGTTCATGAAGGTGGGCACCGAGGGCTTCGCACCCTTCCAGGTCACCCTCGGGCGGCTGCTGTTCGGCACGGCGGTGCTCGCGGTGGCGATGGCGACGAAGCGGGAGCGGCTGCCGCGCGGCGCCCGCACCTGGGGACACCTGGCGGTCGCGGGCTTCTTCCTCAACGCCCTGCCGTTCTCGCTCTTCGCGTACTCGGAGCTGACGATCCCGTCCACCCTGGCGGGCATCTGCAACGCGACGTCGCCGCTGTGGGGCATGGTCCTGTCCCTCGTCGCCCTCTCGGAGGACCGCCCGACCCGGCTGCGGGTCGCCGGGCTCGGGCTGGGCTTCCTCGGGGTGCTCACGGTGCTGGGCGCCTGGCAGGGCTTCCACGGTCTGGACGCCCGCGGTACGGGGATGGCGCTGCTGGCCTCGCTCAGCTACCCGGTCGGGTGGATCTACGTCCGGCGCACCCTGGCGGGCTCCCGTGAGTCCCACCTGTCGCTGACCGGCGGGCAACTGCTGCTGGCGACGGTGCAACTGGCCGTCGTCACCCCGCTGTTCACGAGCCTGCCCGGCCACCTGCCCGTGGTGCCCCTGCTCGCCATCGCCGCACTGGGCGCCCTGGGCACGGGCTTCGCGATGCTCGTGCAGTACGGCCTGGTCGCCGAGGTCGGACCGACGACGGCGCAGATGGTCACCTACTTCGTCCCGATCATCGCCACCGCCGCCGGTGTCGCCGTGCTCGGCGAGCACCTGACCTGGTCGACACCGGTCGGCGCGGTGATCGTCCTGGCGGGCGCCGCGCTGACCCAGGCCCGCCCCAGGCAGCGCGGGAGCCTCGCCCGCCCGGTCGCCGTCGGCGAGTCCGGGGCCGACCGGAACGCGCCCGCGGTGAAGAACTAG
- a CDS encoding SRPBCC family protein: MAEVSAEARIGAPAEKIWAQLTDWSAYGEWNATHTSFPKGGPETLAVGGTFQENMKLMGFPAEVGWTIEEVEPARVFAIRGKGPMAVDLATRYTLTPDGDATTVRIDGEFTGAAVSLMAGRLRDSATAALNESLRKLAARVS; the protein is encoded by the coding sequence ATGGCCGAAGTCAGCGCGGAGGCCCGCATCGGGGCGCCCGCGGAGAAGATCTGGGCGCAGCTGACGGACTGGTCCGCGTACGGGGAGTGGAACGCGACCCACACGAGCTTCCCCAAGGGCGGCCCCGAGACGCTCGCGGTCGGCGGGACCTTCCAGGAGAACATGAAGCTCATGGGCTTCCCGGCCGAGGTCGGCTGGACGATCGAGGAAGTGGAGCCGGCCCGCGTGTTCGCGATTCGCGGCAAGGGCCCGATGGCCGTGGACCTGGCGACGCGCTACACGCTGACTCCCGACGGGGACGCGACGACGGTGCGCATCGACGGCGAGTTCACGGGTGCGGCGGTGTCGCTGATGGCGGGCAGACTGAGGGACTCGGCGACGGCGGCGCTGAACGAGTCGCTGCGGAAGCTGGCGGCGCGGGTCTCCTGA
- the fabG gene encoding 3-oxoacyl-ACP reductase FabG, with protein sequence MSTTEQRVAVVTGAARGIGAATAVRLAAEGRAVAVIDLDEAACKDTVEKITAAGGKAIAVGADVSDEAQVEAAIARIVDELGAPTILVNNAGVLRDNLLFKMSVSDWDTVMNVHLRGSFLMTRACQKHMVDAGFGRIVNLSSSSALGNRGQVNYSAAKAGLQGFTKTLAKELGKFGITANSVAPGFIATEMTKATADRVGMGFEDFKAAAATQIPVQRVGEPEDIANAIAFFTGDAAGFVSGQVLYVAGGPLN encoded by the coding sequence ATGTCCACCACTGAGCAGCGGGTCGCGGTCGTCACCGGCGCCGCGCGCGGTATCGGCGCCGCCACCGCCGTACGACTGGCCGCCGAGGGTCGCGCGGTCGCCGTGATCGACCTCGACGAGGCCGCCTGCAAGGACACCGTGGAGAAGATCACCGCGGCCGGTGGCAAGGCCATCGCGGTCGGCGCCGACGTCTCGGACGAGGCGCAGGTCGAGGCGGCGATCGCGCGGATCGTCGACGAGCTCGGCGCCCCGACCATCCTGGTCAACAACGCCGGCGTGCTCCGCGACAACCTGCTGTTCAAGATGAGCGTCTCCGACTGGGACACCGTCATGAACGTGCACCTGCGCGGCTCCTTCCTGATGACCAGGGCCTGCCAGAAGCACATGGTGGACGCCGGCTTCGGCCGCATCGTCAACCTCTCCTCCTCCTCGGCGCTCGGCAACCGCGGCCAGGTCAACTACTCCGCCGCCAAGGCCGGCCTGCAGGGTTTCACCAAGACCCTCGCCAAGGAACTCGGCAAGTTCGGCATCACCGCCAACTCCGTGGCGCCCGGCTTCATCGCCACCGAGATGACCAAGGCCACCGCCGACCGCGTCGGCATGGGCTTCGAGGACTTCAAGGCCGCGGCCGCCACCCAGATCCCGGTGCAGCGCGTCGGTGAGCCGGAGGACATCGCCAACGCCATCGCCTTCTTCACGGGCGACGCGGCCGGCTTCGTCTCCGGCCAGGTGCTGTACGTCGCCGGCGGACCGCTCAACTAG
- a CDS encoding LysR family transcriptional regulator — MFNLERLRTLDALARHGSVSGAAEGLHVTTSAVSQQMAKLEREVGQQLLARNGRGVRLTDAGRLLAEHAARILSQVELAQSDLEARRGQVAGELRLGAFPTAARGLFPAALSRLRSGHPGLKVTTVEMEPASGVRAVLRGDVDLALVLDWYNKPLPVPEGLTRSPILDDPADVAMPAGHPHADRGEVDLEDFADDDWVTWGEAEFCDEWLLDTLRSKGVEPRIAHRAGEHATQLALVAAGLGVCVAPRLGRGPLPVGVRTVPVRQAVRRHVYAVWRADADRRPSIRAAADALRAAGEGLG, encoded by the coding sequence ATGTTCAATCTGGAGCGTCTGCGCACCCTCGACGCCCTCGCCCGGCACGGCTCGGTCAGCGGCGCCGCCGAGGGACTGCACGTCACGACGTCGGCCGTCTCGCAGCAGATGGCCAAGCTGGAGCGCGAGGTCGGCCAGCAGCTCCTCGCCAGGAACGGCCGGGGAGTGCGGCTCACGGACGCCGGCCGGCTGCTCGCCGAACACGCGGCGCGCATCCTGTCGCAGGTGGAGCTCGCCCAGTCCGACCTGGAGGCGCGGCGCGGGCAGGTGGCGGGTGAGCTGCGGCTCGGGGCGTTCCCCACCGCCGCGCGCGGGCTCTTCCCGGCGGCGCTGTCCCGGCTGCGCTCCGGGCACCCCGGCCTCAAGGTCACCACCGTCGAGATGGAGCCGGCGTCGGGCGTGCGCGCAGTGCTGCGCGGCGACGTGGACCTGGCCCTCGTCCTGGACTGGTACAACAAGCCGCTGCCCGTGCCCGAGGGACTCACCCGCAGCCCGATCCTCGACGACCCCGCCGACGTGGCGATGCCCGCCGGGCACCCGCACGCCGACCGCGGCGAGGTCGATCTGGAGGACTTCGCGGACGACGACTGGGTCACCTGGGGCGAGGCCGAGTTCTGCGACGAGTGGCTGCTGGACACGCTGCGTTCCAAGGGCGTCGAACCGCGCATCGCGCACCGCGCGGGGGAACACGCCACCCAGCTCGCCCTGGTCGCCGCGGGCCTCGGGGTGTGCGTGGCGCCGCGGCTCGGGCGGGGGCCGCTGCCTGTGGGAGTGCGCACCGTCCCGGTGCGGCAGGCGGTGCGGCGGCACGTGTACGCCGTGTGGCGTGCCGACGCCGACCGCCGCCCCTCGATCCGTGCGGCGGCCGACGCACTGCGCGCGGCGGGGGAGGGACTCGGCTGA
- a CDS encoding pyridoxamine 5'-phosphate oxidase family protein, which yields MTATQRRGRKIMMTPGELDDFLTSQRTCRVATVSTGGAPHVSALWFAWDGVSLWLYSVVRSKRWTDLRRDPRVAVVVDSGEEYDQLRGVELSGTVEFVGEAPRIGELCAELDVPETLFARKNFGLEEMPHDGRHAWVRLTPEKIVSWDFRKLGPA from the coding sequence ATGACCGCCACACAGCGCCGGGGCCGGAAGATCATGATGACGCCCGGTGAGCTGGACGATTTCCTCACCAGCCAGCGCACCTGCCGGGTCGCCACCGTGTCGACCGGCGGAGCTCCGCACGTGAGCGCCCTGTGGTTCGCCTGGGACGGAGTTTCCCTGTGGCTGTACTCCGTGGTGCGAAGCAAGCGCTGGACCGATCTGCGCCGCGATCCGCGGGTCGCGGTCGTGGTCGACTCGGGCGAGGAGTACGACCAGCTGCGGGGCGTCGAACTGTCCGGCACGGTGGAGTTCGTGGGCGAGGCCCCGCGCATCGGGGAGCTGTGCGCTGAGCTGGACGTCCCCGAGACCCTGTTCGCCCGCAAGAACTTCGGCCTGGAGGAGATGCCGCACGACGGGCGGCACGCGTGGGTGCGGCTGACGCCGGAGAAGATCGTCTCCTGGGACTTCCGCAAACTGGGCCCCGCGTAG
- a CDS encoding DUF3037 domain-containing protein translates to MNERHITRAGQGGGRDVFEYALLRVVPRIERGECVNAGVLVYCRAQAYVGARTHLDEARLLALDPHADVAGVRAALRAVEGVCAGGEAAGQAAGDDAGRRFGWLIAPRSTILQPGPVHTGLTVDPLAETERLLDLLVR, encoded by the coding sequence GTGAACGAGCGCCACATCACCAGGGCGGGACAGGGCGGCGGCCGGGACGTCTTCGAGTACGCCCTGCTGCGCGTCGTACCGCGGATCGAGCGCGGCGAGTGCGTCAACGCGGGCGTCCTCGTGTACTGCCGTGCCCAGGCCTACGTCGGCGCCCGCACCCATCTGGACGAGGCCCGGCTGCTGGCCCTCGATCCGCACGCCGACGTGGCCGGCGTCCGGGCCGCGCTGCGCGCCGTCGAGGGCGTGTGCGCCGGCGGCGAGGCGGCCGGGCAGGCGGCGGGCGACGACGCCGGACGGCGCTTCGGCTGGCTGATCGCGCCCCGCTCGACGATCCTCCAGCCAGGACCGGTGCACACGGGGCTGACCGTCGATCCCCTGGCCGAGACGGAGCGCCTGCTCGACCTCCTCGTGAGGTAA
- a CDS encoding HipA family kinase, with protein MLKEVIATRYITPLREGGSLPGLVEADDLGTYVLKFTGAGQGRKTLVAEVVCGELARRLGLRVPRLVTVDVDPVLGLGEPDQQVQELLRSSGGTNLGMDFLSGALGFDPLAFPVDPEEAGRIVWFDALVNNVDRSWRNPNLLRWRGELWLIDHGATMIWHHNWPGAEASAARPYDASEHALAGFGPDVAAAAARLARLVTEDLLAEVTAEIPDAWLAAEPGFGTPDDLRRAYARPLLARAAVVHERITGIEGAK; from the coding sequence GTGCTCAAGGAAGTCATCGCGACCCGCTACATCACACCCCTGCGTGAGGGCGGTTCGCTGCCCGGGCTGGTCGAGGCCGACGATCTCGGCACCTACGTCCTGAAGTTCACCGGCGCCGGGCAGGGCCGCAAGACGCTGGTGGCCGAGGTGGTGTGCGGGGAACTCGCGCGGCGGCTGGGACTCAGGGTGCCCCGGCTGGTGACCGTCGACGTCGACCCGGTGCTCGGGCTCGGCGAGCCCGACCAGCAGGTGCAGGAACTGCTGCGCTCCAGCGGCGGCACCAACCTGGGCATGGACTTCCTCTCCGGTGCCCTCGGCTTCGACCCGCTCGCCTTCCCCGTGGACCCGGAGGAGGCCGGCCGGATCGTCTGGTTCGACGCGCTGGTGAACAACGTGGACCGCTCCTGGCGCAACCCCAACCTGCTGAGGTGGCGCGGTGAACTGTGGCTCATCGACCACGGCGCCACCATGATCTGGCACCACAACTGGCCCGGCGCCGAAGCCTCCGCCGCCCGCCCGTACGACGCCTCGGAGCACGCCCTCGCCGGCTTCGGCCCGGACGTCGCGGCCGCCGCCGCCCGGCTGGCACGCCTCGTCACCGAGGACCTGCTCGCCGAGGTGACCGCGGAGATCCCGGACGCCTGGCTCGCCGCCGAGCCCGGCTTCGGTACACCCGACGACCTGCGCCGGGCCTACGCGCGGCCGCTGCTCGCGCGGGCCGCCGTCGTCCACGAGCGCATCACCGGCATCGAGGGGGCGAAGTGA
- a CDS encoding PadR family transcriptional regulator gives MHTHGFEHGHRQHGSRRGWGGFEGLRAAFGPFGPGGPGGPGFGPGGPGFGPGFGPGPWGGRGRGGPRGRARRGDVRASILALLKGRPMHGYEMIQEIAERSGGAWKPSPGSVYPTLQLLEDEGLIASESEGGKKLFSLTEAGRAAADEGPDAPWEEASRGIDWEALGEIRQAGFGLMEAFGQVWKTGSQEQREKAIAVINEARKKLYLILADED, from the coding sequence ATGCACACTCACGGATTCGAGCACGGACATCGGCAGCACGGCTCCCGGCGCGGCTGGGGCGGCTTCGAGGGGCTGCGGGCGGCGTTCGGGCCCTTCGGCCCCGGCGGCCCGGGTGGTCCCGGGTTCGGGCCCGGCGGACCTGGCTTCGGACCGGGGTTCGGCCCCGGCCCCTGGGGCGGACGAGGGCGCGGCGGACCGCGCGGAAGGGCGCGGCGCGGTGACGTACGCGCGTCGATCCTTGCCCTGCTGAAGGGCCGCCCCATGCACGGCTACGAGATGATCCAGGAGATCGCCGAGCGCAGCGGCGGCGCGTGGAAGCCCAGCCCCGGATCGGTCTACCCCACCCTCCAGCTGCTGGAGGACGAGGGTCTGATCGCCAGCGAGTCCGAGGGCGGCAAGAAGCTGTTCTCGCTCACCGAGGCGGGCCGCGCCGCGGCCGACGAGGGGCCGGACGCGCCCTGGGAGGAGGCCTCGCGCGGGATCGACTGGGAGGCCCTGGGTGAGATCCGCCAGGCCGGCTTCGGCCTGATGGAGGCCTTCGGCCAGGTCTGGAAGACCGGCAGCCAGGAGCAGCGCGAGAAGGCGATCGCCGTCATCAACGAGGCCCGCAAGAAGCTGTACCTGATCCTCGCCGACGAGGACTGA
- a CDS encoding Rieske (2Fe-2S) protein: protein MTSESLQPQGTPARRTVVAAVGAAGLAVALSACGSDDKSSDSSSSTQNGSNATGGGSGGGDATGGGSGGGSAAAGGSGGAVLAKTADIPEGGGKVFAKEGVVVTQPTKGQFKAFSSKCTHVGCPVNKVANGVISCPCHHSEFSVTDGSVKKGPATKPLPAANISVSGDEIKLA, encoded by the coding sequence ATGACCAGCGAATCGCTCCAGCCCCAGGGAACACCGGCCCGCCGCACGGTCGTGGCGGCGGTGGGCGCGGCGGGGCTCGCCGTCGCACTGAGCGCATGCGGGTCGGACGACAAGTCGTCCGACTCCTCCTCCAGCACGCAGAACGGCAGCAACGCGACCGGCGGCGGCTCCGGGGGCGGCGACGCGACCGGCGGCGGCTCGGGCGGCGGCAGCGCGGCGGCCGGGGGTTCCGGCGGCGCCGTGCTCGCGAAGACCGCCGACATCCCCGAGGGCGGCGGCAAGGTGTTCGCCAAGGAGGGGGTGGTCGTCACCCAGCCGACGAAGGGCCAGTTCAAGGCGTTCTCGTCCAAGTGCACCCATGTGGGGTGCCCGGTGAACAAGGTGGCCAATGGCGTGATCAGCTGTCCCTGTCACCACAGTGAGTTCTCCGTGACCGACGGCAGCGTGAAGAAGGGCCCGGCGACCAAGCCGCTGCCCGCGGCGAACATCTCCGTCTCCGGAGACGAGATCAAGCTGGCCTGA
- a CDS encoding isochorismatase family cysteine hydrolase: MPSYEALSELLDPATTVLLTVECQQGVVGPDGALPELAREARSSGALANVARLTAAAHDSGIQVIHAVAERRPDGRGASRNARLFRAAERLPVQQLCGTAAVRVAAPIEVAGEDFVVRRLHGLSPIQGTDVDALLRNLGCRTLIVTGVSANVAVPNAVFDAVNRGYTVVVPTDAIAGVPSEYTPAMIRNTLALVATLATTDEVLGCVRRSRRAGRA; encoded by the coding sequence ATGCCGTCGTACGAAGCACTCAGCGAACTCCTCGACCCCGCCACCACCGTCCTGCTCACCGTCGAGTGCCAGCAGGGGGTCGTCGGACCGGACGGCGCCCTGCCCGAACTCGCCCGTGAGGCCCGCTCCTCGGGCGCCCTCGCCAACGTCGCCCGGTTGACGGCCGCCGCGCACGACAGCGGGATCCAGGTGATCCACGCCGTCGCCGAGCGCCGCCCGGACGGCCGGGGAGCCAGCCGCAACGCCCGGCTGTTCCGCGCCGCGGAACGCCTGCCCGTACAGCAGCTGTGCGGCACCGCCGCCGTGCGTGTCGCGGCCCCGATCGAGGTCGCCGGGGAGGACTTCGTCGTACGGCGGCTGCACGGCCTGTCGCCGATCCAGGGCACTGACGTCGACGCGCTGCTGCGCAACCTCGGCTGCCGCACCCTGATCGTCACCGGTGTCTCGGCCAACGTGGCCGTCCCCAACGCCGTGTTCGACGCCGTCAACCGCGGCTACACCGTGGTCGTCCCCACGGACGCCATCGCAGGGGTGCCCTCCGAGTACACCCCCGCGATGATCCGCAACACCCTCGCCCTGGTCGCGACCCTCGCCACCACCGACGAGGTGCTCGGCTGCGTCAGGCGGTCCCGACGTGCGGGCCGGGCGTGA
- a CDS encoding EamA family transporter encodes MWVRTSRTSQGRSGKGLGLSLALVSAVAFGGSGVAAKPLIWAGLDPLHVVWLRVTGAALVMLPLAVRHRALLRDRPALLAGFGLLAVAGVQACYFAALSRIPVGVALLVEYLAPALVLGWVRFVQRRPVTRAAALGVVLAAGGLACVVEVWSGLGFDALGLLFALGAACCQVGYFVLSDQGGDAGDTAPDPLGVIAYGLLVGAAVLTAVARPWGMDWSVLAHSAHMNGAAVPAAVLLVWIVLVATVLAYVTGVLSVRLLSPQVAGVVACLEAVVATVLAWVLLGEHLSAPQVAGGAVVLLGAFIAQSSAPAKGSAEPVAGAGPERELSARGTAT; translated from the coding sequence GTGTGGGTGCGCACGTCCAGGACCAGTCAGGGCCGTTCCGGCAAGGGCCTCGGGCTCTCTCTCGCGCTCGTGTCCGCGGTCGCCTTCGGCGGCTCCGGTGTCGCGGCCAAGCCGCTGATCTGGGCGGGACTGGACCCGCTGCACGTGGTGTGGCTCCGCGTCACGGGCGCGGCCCTCGTCATGCTGCCCCTCGCCGTGCGCCACCGCGCGCTGCTGCGCGACCGTCCCGCCCTGCTGGCCGGGTTCGGCCTGCTCGCGGTGGCGGGCGTGCAGGCCTGCTACTTCGCCGCGCTCTCCCGGATCCCGGTCGGGGTCGCGCTGCTCGTCGAGTACCTGGCACCGGCGCTGGTGCTCGGCTGGGTGCGGTTCGTGCAGCGCCGGCCGGTCACCCGGGCCGCCGCGCTCGGGGTGGTGCTCGCGGCCGGCGGGCTGGCCTGCGTCGTCGAGGTCTGGTCGGGTCTCGGCTTCGACGCCCTCGGCCTGCTGTTCGCGCTCGGCGCGGCCTGCTGCCAGGTCGGCTACTTCGTCCTGTCCGACCAGGGCGGCGACGCCGGCGACACGGCCCCGGACCCGCTCGGTGTCATCGCGTACGGCCTGCTCGTCGGCGCCGCCGTACTGACCGCCGTGGCGCGCCCTTGGGGCATGGACTGGTCGGTCCTCGCGCATTCCGCGCACATGAACGGGGCCGCCGTCCCGGCCGCCGTCCTGCTGGTCTGGATCGTGCTGGTCGCCACGGTCCTGGCGTACGTCACCGGCGTGCTCTCGGTACGCCTCCTCTCGCCGCAGGTCGCGGGTGTCGTCGCCTGTCTGGAAGCGGTCGTCGCGACGGTCCTGGCCTGGGTGCTGCTGGGCGAGCACCTCTCGGCGCCGCAGGTCGCCGGCGGGGCCGTCGTCCTGCTCGGAGCGTTCATCGCCCAGTCGTCGGCCCCCGCCAAAGGCTCCGCGGAGCCGGTGGCGGGCGCCGGTCCGGAAAGGGAACTGTCGGCCCGTGGAACGGCGACCTGA